One Hordeum vulgare subsp. vulgare chromosome 4H, MorexV3_pseudomolecules_assembly, whole genome shotgun sequence DNA window includes the following coding sequences:
- the LOC123449935 gene encoding phosphoglucan phosphatase DSP4, amyloplastic isoform X1 — translation MNCLQHLLKEPPILAGSRSMRRPSPLNLAMVRGGSRRSNTVKTASGASTSSAESSAMEPGAEKSDTYSTNMTQAMGAVLTYRHELGMNYNFICPDLIVGSCLQSPRDVDKLREIGVKTVFCLQQDPDLEYFGVDIRAIQDYCLECKDIEHCREEVRDFDAFDLRLRLPAVISKLYKLASHNGGITYIHCTAGLGRAPAVALAYMFWILGYNLNEGHQLLQSKRPSFPKLEAIKLATADILTGLSKNCITLKWKNGSCSSVEISGLDIGWGQKIPLAYDNEKRAWFLERELPDGMSTNM, via the exons ATGAACTGCCTCCAGCACCTGCTCAA GGAGCCTCCGATCTTAGCGGGATCCAGATCGATGAGGCGGCCCTCGCCGCTCAACCTC GCCATGGTTCGCGGAGGGAGTCGCCGCTCCAACACCGTCAAAACC GCATCCGGCGCGTCCACTTCCAGCGCGGAGAGCAGCGCCATGGAACCCGGCGCGGAGAAGTCCGATACGTATAGCActaacatgacacaagccatggGAGCAG TGTTGACGTACAGGCATGAGCTTGGAATGAATTACAATTTCATATGCCCGGACTTGATTGTAGGCTCCTGCTTACAG AGCCCGCGTGATGTTGATAAGCTTCGGGAGATTGGTGTAAAAACTGTATTCTGCTTGCAGCAAGATCCAGATCTTGA ATATTTTGGAGTTGACATCCGTGCCATTCAAGACTATTGTCTAGAATGCAAAGACATTGAGCACTGCCGTGAAGAAGTTAG GGATTTTGATGCTTTCGATTTGCGACTGAGGCTTCCTGCTGTGATTAGCAAATTGTACAAGCTTGCCAGCCATAATGGTGGAATAACATATATACATTGTACTGCTGGACTTGGAAGAGCTCCTGCTGTGGCA CTGGCATATATGTTCTGGATTCTTGGTTACAATCTTAATGAAGGACATCAACTGCTACAG AGTAAAAGGCCTAGCTTTCCGAAGTTGGAAGCCATCAAATTGGCAACAGCTGACATT CTCACGGGCCTGTCAAAAAACTGCATCACTCTGAAGTGGAAAAATGGCAGTTGTTCTTCTGTTGAAATTTCTGGGCTTGACATTGGGTGGGGACAG AAAATCCCCCTGGCATATGATAACGAGAAAAGAGCATGGTTTCTTGAAAGAGAGTTACCT GACGGTATGAGTACAAATATGTAG
- the LOC123449935 gene encoding phosphoglucan phosphatase DSP4, amyloplastic isoform X2, with translation MNCLQHLLKEPPILAGSRSMRRPSPLNLAMVRGGSRRSNTVKTASGASTSSAESSAMEPGAEKSDTYSTNMTQAMGAVLTYRHELGMNYNFICPDLIVGSCLQSPRDVDKLREIGVKTVFCLQQDPDLEYFGVDIRAIQDYCLECKDIEHCREEVRDFDAFDLRLRLPAVISKLYKLASHNGGITYIHCTAGLGRAPAVALAYMFWILGYNLNEGHQLLQSKRPSFPKLEAIKLATADILTGLSKNCITLKWKNGSCSSVEISGLDIGWGQKIPLAYDNEKRAWFLERELPEGRYEYKYVVDGNWVCNEHEMKTKPNADGHVNNYIQVARDGTSDEEKAMRERLTGPNPELTKEERLMIKEYLEQYTEQ, from the exons ATGAACTGCCTCCAGCACCTGCTCAA GGAGCCTCCGATCTTAGCGGGATCCAGATCGATGAGGCGGCCCTCGCCGCTCAACCTC GCCATGGTTCGCGGAGGGAGTCGCCGCTCCAACACCGTCAAAACC GCATCCGGCGCGTCCACTTCCAGCGCGGAGAGCAGCGCCATGGAACCCGGCGCGGAGAAGTCCGATACGTATAGCActaacatgacacaagccatggGAGCAG TGTTGACGTACAGGCATGAGCTTGGAATGAATTACAATTTCATATGCCCGGACTTGATTGTAGGCTCCTGCTTACAG AGCCCGCGTGATGTTGATAAGCTTCGGGAGATTGGTGTAAAAACTGTATTCTGCTTGCAGCAAGATCCAGATCTTGA ATATTTTGGAGTTGACATCCGTGCCATTCAAGACTATTGTCTAGAATGCAAAGACATTGAGCACTGCCGTGAAGAAGTTAG GGATTTTGATGCTTTCGATTTGCGACTGAGGCTTCCTGCTGTGATTAGCAAATTGTACAAGCTTGCCAGCCATAATGGTGGAATAACATATATACATTGTACTGCTGGACTTGGAAGAGCTCCTGCTGTGGCA CTGGCATATATGTTCTGGATTCTTGGTTACAATCTTAATGAAGGACATCAACTGCTACAG AGTAAAAGGCCTAGCTTTCCGAAGTTGGAAGCCATCAAATTGGCAACAGCTGACATT CTCACGGGCCTGTCAAAAAACTGCATCACTCTGAAGTGGAAAAATGGCAGTTGTTCTTCTGTTGAAATTTCTGGGCTTGACATTGGGTGGGGACAG AAAATCCCCCTGGCATATGATAACGAGAAAAGAGCATGGTTTCTTGAAAGAGAGTTACCT GAAGGACGGTATGAGTACAAATATGTAGTGGATGGCAACTGGGTATGCAATGAACATGAGATGAAGACCAAACCCAACGCCGACGGACATGTGAATAATTACATCCAA GTCGCCAGGGACGGCACGAGCGATGAAGAGAAGGCAATGAGGGAACGATTGACTGGCCCAAACCCTGAGCTAACaaaagaggaaaggctgatgATTAAAGAGTACCTGGAACAGTACACTGAGCAATAA
- the LOC123447472 gene encoding cyclin-dependent protein kinase inhibitor EL2-like, whose amino-acid sequence MAAASPEFFKPSAFSPRLHLLGAGAGPAFDDGGCDEGDYYRCCRTPTGAGIGYLGQDATCPPAPRKPRPQPDAACRKRLFDVGVISLRFDDLDAIFRPSPPCDDKQQQRSRRSSRASLN is encoded by the coding sequence ATGGCAGCCGCGTCGCCCGAGTTCTTCAAGCCCTCCGCCTTCTCTCCACGCCTCCACCTCCTCGGAGCTGGCGCCGGACCGGCGTTCGACGACGGCGGCTGTGACGAAGGGGACTACTACCGCTGCTGCCGGACGCCGACGGGCGCCGGGATCGGGTACCTGGGCCAGGACGCCACCTGCCCGCCGGCGCCGCGGAAGCCGCGCCCGCAGCCCGACGCCGCGTGCCGGAAGCGCCTCTTCGACGTCGGGGTCATCAGCCTCCGCTTCGACGACCTCGACGCCATCTTCCGCCCCTCGCCGCCGTGCGACGACAAGCAGCAGCAGCGGAGCCGCCGGAGCAGCCGCGCCAGCTTGAACTAA